From the Nymphalis io chromosome 1, ilAglIoxx1.1, whole genome shotgun sequence genome, one window contains:
- the LOC126774483 gene encoding cytochrome P450 4C1-like encodes MFWTPLLLIVLILILCYHINHLLRDKKFDKIPGPKEIFLIGNGLDFLKDSVALFTYLRNLTHIYKDLCKLKIFYLKNILIYNPEDVETILTSTKYNEKGYLSYFLRPWLKDAILLSDGTKWHQRRKILTPAFHFNILRHFSTILVENSEKLVESLRPETDKSGTDIYPFIAGMTLNSISETAMGTSLDNETKDIGTKYKEAIHMLGTYLLYRVQRFWLHPQALFNLSPVGRSQKKLLKVISSFRDHVIKQRRENGTYKNLYTDVKDDDVVIGQSKRLAMLDLLLETEEKGKIDIEGINEEVDTFMFEGHDTTACVLQFAFMIIANHPEVQDKILEEYRHIFGTSNRKPTMSDLSEMKYLECCIKETLRLYPSVHFIIRYCKQKLKLKDYECPVGTDCVIFIFDLHRRSDQFVEPLKFRPERFQEEPTWPPFAYIPFSAGPRNCIGQKFAMMEMKLAISAVLQQYRLLPVTKPEDIVFITDIVLRPRDPIYVKFVKR; translated from the exons atgttttggacTCCActgttattaatagttttaattttaatactgtgTTATCATATCAACCATTTGCTTAGAGATAAAAAATTTGACAAAATCCCAGGACCTAAAGAGATTTTCCTTATTGGTAATGGATTAGATTTTTTAAAGGATTCTG ttgcATTGTTCACCTATTTACGTAATTTGACACATATATACAAGGATCTCTGtaagttgaaaatattttatctgaagaatattctaatatataaccCAGAGGATGTAGAG ACAATACTAACTAGCACGAAATATAATGAAAAGGGTTATTTGTCGTATTTCTTGCGACCCTGGTTAAAGGATGCCATTCTTCTCAGTGACG gAACTAAGTGGCATCAGCGGAGGAAAATTCTGACTCCAGCATTTCACTTTAACATACTCCGGCACTTCAGCACAATATTGGTGGAGAACAGCGAGAAGTTAGTGGAGAGTCTCCGGCCAGAAACAGACAAGTCGGGAACGGACATTTATCCTTTCATAGCTGGCATGACTTTAAATTCTATTTCTG AAACAGCAATGGGTACGTCTTTAGATAACGAAACGAAGGACATCGGGACAAAATATAAAGAGGCAATACATATGCTGGGAACATACCTACTTTACAGAGTTCAACGATTTTGGCTTCATCCTcaagcattgtttaacttaagCCCAGTTGGGAGAAGTCAGAAGAAATTACTGAAGGTGATTAGTTCCTTTCGTGATCATGTTATTAAACAAAGGCGGGAAAATGGGACCTACAAGAACCTATATACAGATGTTAAGGACGATGACGTCGTTATAGGTCAAAGTAAACGATTGGCGATGCTGGATTTGTTATTAGAAACAGAGGAGAAAGGAAAGATAGATATTGAAGGGATCAACGAGGAAGTCGACACATTCATGTTTgag GGCCACGATACAACTGCATGTGTCCTTCAATTCGCTTTTATGATCATTGCAAATCATCCAGAGGTACAG GATAAAATACTCGAGGAGTACAGACATATATTTGGCACATCTAATCGGAAGCCTACAATGTCTGACTTATCAGAGATGAAGTATTTAGAATGTTGCATCAAAGAAACGTTAAGGCTCTACCCGTCGGTGCATTTTATAATCAGATATtgcaaacaaaaattaaaattga aaGACTACGAGTGTCCAGTTGGAACGgactgtgttatttttattttcgactTGCATCGACGTAGTGATCAGTTCGTCGAACCTCTCAAGTTCCGTCCGGAGAGGTTTCAGGAGGAACCCACTTGGCCCCCGTTTGCTTACATACCATTCAGCGCAGGACCCCGCAATTGTATTG GTCAAAAATTTGCGATGATGGAAATGAAGTTGGCGATATCTGCGGTTCTTCAACAATACCGTTTGTTACCAGTCACTAAGCCGGAGGACATCGTCTTTATCACCGATATCGTCTTACGACCAAGGGATCCTATTTATGTGAAATTTGTAAAAcgctaa